Below is a window of Bradyrhizobium sp. SZCCHNS1050 DNA.
GGTCTTGCGCTGCGCATCCAGACTCTCCCTGAACCGTCTGATCGGACGAGGAAAACCGGTGGAAACGTCGGGAAATTCGAGAGAGCCTGTCGCGGTCATGGTCACCTCTGACGAACCACGCTTTCTGATTGCAATTGCATGCCCTGGCCGCCCGGCCATTGCAACTCATCGGCAGGGCCATAGTATAACGAGCGGCGCTGTGGGGCGCGTCAACGGAGACCAGGGACGGAATGAACGGAGCAGTGATTGTCATTACGGGTGCGCAAGGGGCGCTCGGACGCAGCGTGGCCGATCTCGCGCTCGCACGGGGCGCGCATGTGGCCGGGATCGATCATGCCCAGGCCGAAATCCCGGCGAGTGACGACCGCATCGAGCTCGGAGGCGTCGATCTCTCCGACCCCGAGCAGGCAAAGGTCGCGATCGACTCCGTCGCCGCCCACTTCGGCACTCTGGATGCGCTGATCAACATCGCCGGCGCGTTCGCGTTCGAGACGACTGCCGACGGCGACGATTCCGTCTGGGAGACGATGCATGCGCGAAACCTGATGACCGCGCTGCACGCATCGCGCGCGGCGATTCCGCATCTCGTCCGCTCCAGCACGGGCCGCATCGTCAACATCGGCGCCATGGGCGCGCTCCAGGCCAGTGCCGGCATGGGCCCCTATGCGGCCTCCAAGTCGGGAGTGCATCGCCTGACGGAAGCACTCGCGGCCGAATGGAAGGGCAAGATCACCGTCAACGCCGTCCTGCCGTCGACGATCGATACGCCGGCCAACCGCGCCAGCATGCCCAAGGCCGATTTCGACAAATGGGTGACGCCGCAGGAACTCGCGGAGGTTATTCTGTTTCTAGCCAGCGACGCCGCGAGCGGCGTGACCGGCGCGCTGCTACCGGTTGTCGGCCGGGTGTAGCGAAGCCAGCCGTTCACCCCGACTTGGCGCTGACATCACCGGACTCGGCGGGCTAGACTCGCGCGCGCTCTGAGTCGCACACATCGGACGGCCCCTTGGAAACCGCGCTCTACCTTCCCGTCAAACGCTTCCTCGAAAACCTCGGCTTCTCGGTCAAAGGGGAAATCGGCGGTTGCGACGTGGTGGCGCTCAAGGGCGACGACCCGCCGGTGGTCGTCGTCTGCGAGCTGAAGCAGGTCTTCAACCTGGAACTGCTGCTGCAGGCAGTCGATCGGGCCGGTGCCTGTGACGAGGTGTGGGTTGCGGCGAACCTGTCGGCACGCGGCAAGGGCCGCGAAAGCGACTCCCGCTACCGCAATCTGTGCCGCCGGCTCGGCTTCGGCATGCTGGCCGTGACCTCAGCCGGACACATCGAAGTGCTGGTGCAGCCGCCCACCACGGCGCCGCGCAAGAACCCCAAGAAACGTTCGCGTCTCGTGATCGAGCATCAGCGGCGCAAGGGCGACCCCGTCGCTGGCGGCTCGACCCGGGCTCCCATCATGACGGCCTATCGGCAGCAGGCGCTGGCCTGCGCCTCGGCGCTGTCGGGCGGGCCGAAACGCGTCCGCGACCTCCGAGCGGACATTCCGGATGCGCCGAAGATCTTGCAGCGTAACGTCTATGGTTGGTTCGACCGCGCCGAGCGCGGCGTCTATGTCCTCACGAAAGCCGGGCTCGCGGCCTTGCGCCGCTGGCCCCAGGATATCCACATGACGCAGGCAGCGTTGCCCAATCGCGACATGGTGAACGCATAGCTGGGCTGCCCCGCGGAATATATATTGCAATGCAACAATCCTGCTTCTAGGTATCCCGGACGATTCACGAGGCCCCCATGAGCGAAGATTGGAACACCAAGTACGGTCCGCGTCGCGTCAGGCGTGATCCCCCGACACTGGAAGAAGCGATCTTCGCTGCGTCAGGCATCACCGACGATGTGCAGGCTCAGGCCGAGATCGCGTCGGCGCTGATGGGTCTGCCGCTCGAGCAGGTGCTTCCCGAGGTGAAGAAGGCAGTCCGCGTTGCCGCGCGCACCAACACGCGCGTCATCACGGCCGACCAGGGCACGCAGCAGCGTGCCGTCGTGGTCGAACGCCGCACCGTGCGCCGCTTCAATTTCGACAAGCGCACCGGCACCTGAACGCCGCCCTCCGGGGCGCATCGGTAATGCAGTCAAACGAAAAGGCGCGGCAGCGGTGATCGCTGTCGCGCCTTTGTCGTCGCAGCAAACGGCTCGGCTCAGGCGGCGCGCTTGTCGCCGTACATCCGGGTCACGAGCTTCCAGCAGGCCCGGTTGAGGGTGAAGAACGCGCGCGCTGCCGCGATCGGCGCATCGATCACGAGCTTCGCCAGCTCATCCTGGGGCTGCTCGGTCAGATCGATCGTGCCGGTCGATTCGCCATGACGGAACGCCAGATGCGCGCCGAATTTGGCCGCCAGCGCCCGCATCGCATGGTTCTGCGATCCCGTCGTGACGCGGAGCTTGCGATAGCCCTTCCAGCGCGCCTCCGAGATCACCCGCTGGAACAGCAGGCTGCCGACCCCGCGGCGACGCACGCAAGCCTCCACGCTGAACGCAATCTCCGGAAGCCCGTCCTCGGACTGCTCCGGCGGATGCAACTCGGCGGCCCCGCGCACCATGCCATTTTCCATGTAGGCGACGACGATTGTGCCATCGGCCGCACAGCGGGCCGCATAGCGTTCGATGAAACTGTCATCGAGGAAGCCGTTGAATCGATCGTGCCGGCTTTCCGCATCGAGCCGCAACAGATGATCGCGCAGCAACGGCAGTTCTTCGTGCTGGCTGAGGGTCCGCACATAGCCGAAGCCCGGCCGGGGACGAAAAGTATCTACCTGTGACACTGCCTGAGACTCCTCTCGAGAGCCCTCGCACACAGACGTCTTTCCCTAGACAGGAGCTATATTGTGCATCGCAACATTCATTGCAAGCCCCGCGCTCTACGGAGAGAACATGCGGCCATGCAAGGATCGCGTGAGTTAACGATTCGTTTGTGTACGAATCATCACAGCACGAGCTGAGTCTGGGTCACGAGTGCGACCAGCCTGCCGTCGTCGGTCTCGATCCGGGTTTGCCACACCTGGGTGCGGCGGCCGCGATGCACGGGCGTGGCGGTTGCCGTCACCACCGTCCCCTCCTTGGCGCCGCCGATGAAGTTGGTCTTGCTCTCGATCGTCGTGGTGCCCTTGGCGTCCTGCGGCAGGTTGATCACGGTTGCGGCCGCGCCGACCGAATCCGCCAGCGCCATGACGGCGCCGCCATGGATGGTGTGATGCAGAGTGCAGAGATCCGGCCGCACCTGCATTTGCGCCACGACGCGATCGGCGCTGGCCTCGGTGAAGGTCACACCCTTCAATTCCGCGAACGGCATCTTCATCGCATTGATCTTGTCGAGTGGCGTCATGCCTTCCCTCCCCCGTTGATCGGACGACCCGTCTTCGCGGGTCAGCGCCGCATCTGGATGCGCCGGGCTTCGAACCCGAAGCAATGACCTGAGAGGTCATTGCTTCGGTCCGATCGTGCCGCCGCTCAGACCTTCTCGATCCCGCACCACTCCGCGATGAACAGCGCCATGGTCTTGGTCACCTGGCGCAGCGAGTCGAGCTCGACATATTCGTTGAAGCCGTGCATGGCGGCGCCGGTCGCGCCGAAGCAGAGGCTGGGGATGTTGTAGTTGAGCCCGTAGAAGCGGGTATCCGTGAGCGCCGTGAAGACGAGATCCTGGACCTCGCCGCCGTAGACGGCGGTGAAGGCCTTGCCGAACGCCGCCTCCGGCTCGGCCGAATTGGTCAACTCGTAGCCTTCGGACAGGAAGCCCGACCACTCGACGACCGGCGGATTGTTGGAGAGAAAACGATGATCACGCGAAGCCGCGGCGACGCAGGCGAGGATCTCGTTCTGGCAGTCCTTGACCGACCAGCCCGGCAGGATGGCGATGCGGCAATCGACGTCGCACCAGGCCGGCACGCTCGAGGCCCAGTCGCCGCCTTTGATGATGCCCGGATTGAAGTTGATCGGATGCGTGAGCGTCCTGAAATGACGATCGCTCTTGGCGCGCTCGTTCCAGTCCGCCTCGAGCTTCTCCAGCGCATGGATCAGATGATAGCTCGCCTGGATCGCATTGGCGCCGACGCCGGCCTCGAACACATGCGCCGGGAAGCCGCGCACTTTCAGGCGGAACCAGATCACGCCCACCTGAGAACGCACCATCTTGCCGCTGGTCGGCTCCGGGATGAAGCAGGCATCCGCGCGGTAGCCGCGCTGCAGGGTCGACAGCGCGCCGACGCCGGTGCTCTCCTCCTCGATGACGGATTGGATGTGAATTCGCGCCGTCGGCTTGAAGCCGGCAGCCTTGATGGCATCGAGCGCATAGAGCGCGCCGATGGTACCGGACTTCATGTCGCAGGCGCCGCGGCCATACATCCGACCGTCGCGGATCACCGGCGAGAACGGCGGCGTCTCCCACATGTCGAGCGGACCGGCCGGCACCACGTCGCAATGGCCCTGCAGGATCAGCGATCGCCCGGCCGACGTCGCCGGCCGGTAGGTTCCGACCACGCTGCGTGCTCTCGAGAAGTCGTGCTCGATCGGGCCGTAGCCGCGCATCTCCTTGAGATCGTCGAGATCGATGTGCCAGTCGTCGACCTCGTAGCCGCGCGCGCGCAGGAGATCGCTGAACATGTCCTGGCACGGCCCTTCGGCGCCGCGGGTCGAGGGGATGGCGACGAAGTCGCTCGTGGTCGCAAGCTGCCGGTCGAAGTCGGCATCGACGGCGTCGACGATGCGCTGCGTAATGTCCTGGGTGATCATGCCTGTCGAGGTTCCAATTGCCGATGACTGCAGCAAATCACAATCTCATGCAGAGTTGCACCGGATTCGCCGCTGCTTTCAGAATCGCAAGGCCGCCCGTACATTCGCGCATACGAAAATGGCCGCAACATACTTTGGAATTTAACATGTCGGATCACCGCAATATCCTTTATTTCCTCCTCGGCATTCTCAGCGCGGCGATCATCGTGCTCGGCTACAATTTCTATCAGGCCAAGAAGCAGCCGGAGGGTGTCCAGATCAATATCGGGCCAAACGGACTGAAGATCGAAGGAAAGTGATGC
It encodes the following:
- a CDS encoding SDR family oxidoreductase, which codes for MNGAVIVITGAQGALGRSVADLALARGAHVAGIDHAQAEIPASDDRIELGGVDLSDPEQAKVAIDSVAAHFGTLDALINIAGAFAFETTADGDDSVWETMHARNLMTALHASRAAIPHLVRSSTGRIVNIGAMGALQASAGMGPYAASKSGVHRLTEALAAEWKGKITVNAVLPSTIDTPANRASMPKADFDKWVTPQELAEVILFLASDAASGVTGALLPVVGRV
- a CDS encoding N-acetyltransferase family protein produces the protein MCEGSREESQAVSQVDTFRPRPGFGYVRTLSQHEELPLLRDHLLRLDAESRHDRFNGFLDDSFIERYAARCAADGTIVVAYMENGMVRGAAELHPPEQSEDGLPEIAFSVEACVRRRGVGSLLFQRVISEARWKGYRKLRVTTGSQNHAMRALAAKFGAHLAFRHGESTGTIDLTEQPQDELAKLVIDAPIAAARAFFTLNRACWKLVTRMYGDKRAA
- a CDS encoding PaaI family thioesterase — its product is MTPLDKINAMKMPFAELKGVTFTEASADRVVAQMQVRPDLCTLHHTIHGGAVMALADSVGAAATVINLPQDAKGTTTIESKTNFIGGAKEGTVVTATATPVHRGRRTQVWQTRIETDDGRLVALVTQTQLVL
- a CDS encoding ArgE/DapE family deacylase gives rise to the protein MITQDITQRIVDAVDADFDRQLATTSDFVAIPSTRGAEGPCQDMFSDLLRARGYEVDDWHIDLDDLKEMRGYGPIEHDFSRARSVVGTYRPATSAGRSLILQGHCDVVPAGPLDMWETPPFSPVIRDGRMYGRGACDMKSGTIGALYALDAIKAAGFKPTARIHIQSVIEEESTGVGALSTLQRGYRADACFIPEPTSGKMVRSQVGVIWFRLKVRGFPAHVFEAGVGANAIQASYHLIHALEKLEADWNERAKSDRHFRTLTHPINFNPGIIKGGDWASSVPAWCDVDCRIAILPGWSVKDCQNEILACVAAASRDHRFLSNNPPVVEWSGFLSEGYELTNSAEPEAAFGKAFTAVYGGEVQDLVFTALTDTRFYGLNYNIPSLCFGATGAAMHGFNEYVELDSLRQVTKTMALFIAEWCGIEKV
- a CDS encoding DUF2161 domain-containing phosphodiesterase translates to METALYLPVKRFLENLGFSVKGEIGGCDVVALKGDDPPVVVVCELKQVFNLELLLQAVDRAGACDEVWVAANLSARGKGRESDSRYRNLCRRLGFGMLAVTSAGHIEVLVQPPTTAPRKNPKKRSRLVIEHQRRKGDPVAGGSTRAPIMTAYRQQALACASALSGGPKRVRDLRADIPDAPKILQRNVYGWFDRAERGVYVLTKAGLAALRRWPQDIHMTQAALPNRDMVNA